The proteins below come from a single Mytilus edulis chromosome 5, xbMytEdul2.2, whole genome shotgun sequence genomic window:
- the LOC139524382 gene encoding uncharacterized protein, protein MASQSSVFSNASTVPLDLIDEQDEDFVNEIEEVDRIFFGNVEINEINEHDFNTNDDDDTDNDESDKENTETCQIAFSDLDINESVKEKQFLENTCKCEKLYNKVPCSTIVNHEVLSEYRYSCLEMDKNELDMIIKVQLFAHRNNDSNVDAKKHKSKERERINQQYYFNGHQICRKTFLFAHAIGKSQLDSISKSLEKEGLKPRTHGNTGKPPKHALAITDIQRVKHFIQEYGVKFGVPLPGRLPNHKDLKVTLLPSDKTKADIHQIYQEAASSLNYRTISLSEFKKLWLEQCPQIVLMKPATDLCSACQSFTVSLSNTGNMTEEDKTILLQNYGVHVEKAKKQRDYYRDQCQESKENYTQLPDNQRNRGQPPLSFEGSMHYSFDYAQQIHYPHYAQQVGPLFFKTPRKCQCFGVCAEGSGSQIFYLVDESEETGKGANSVISMLHHHFEYKSYGETTVKLHMDNCTGQNKNNFVIWYGMWRVLTGRHNSVEFSCMEAGHTKFHPDWHFGLWKVKWRHYSAETLQEIAKSVTDSSRNNHNIAQLVDDEDCPVKFFDWKLYLKQFFKQLPALTTYHHFRMMKESPGVVFVREYCDNDEKQFRLLKNRVVINPLSEPTELPKKGLDAMRQWYLYQEIRLLCYGSKDITCPKPTIPKPEITVIEDRHNTRKCGYCKKTGHETSRNGKLLCPLKPK, encoded by the exons ATGGCAAGTCAAAGTAGCGTTTTCTCTAACGCAAGTACTGTACCGCTGGATTTGATTGATGAACAAGATGAAGATTTCGTCAACGAAATTGAAGAAGTCGATAGAATTTTTTTTGGGAATGtagaaataaatgaaatcaatgaaCATGACTTTAACACAAACGATGATGATGACACAGATAATGACGAGTCTGATAAAGAAAATACAGAGACTTGTCAGATAGCTTTCAGTGATTTAGACATAAATGAATCtgtcaaagaaaaacaatttcTCGAAAACACTTgcaaatgtgaaaaactatacaATAAAGTACCATGCAGCACTATTGTTAACCATGAAGTATTGTCTGAATATAGATATAGTTGTttagaaatggacaaaaatgagctTGACATGATAATAAAAGTTCAACTGTTTGCACACCGAAACAATGATTCAAATGTTGATGCCAAAAAACATAAAAGCAAAGAAAGAGAAAGAATAAATCAGCAGTATTATTTTAATGGCCACCAGATATGCAGAAAGACTTTTTTATTTGCACATGCAATTGGAAAATCTCAGCTAGATTCTATATCCAAATCATTGGAAAAAGAAGGTTTAAAACCCAGGACTCATGGAAACACTGGTAAACCCCCTAAGCATGCTTTGGCCATAACTGATATCCAGAGAGTGAAGCATTTTATTCAGGAATATGGTGTAAAATTTGGAGTCCCCTTGCCTGGTCGTTTGCCAAATCACAAAGACTTAAAGGTGACTTTACTGCCTTCAGATAAAACTAAAGCTGacatacatcaaatatatcaaGAAGCTGCATCTTCACTTAACTACAGGACAATAAGTTTATCTGAGTTTAAGAAGTTGTGGTTAGAGCAGTGTCCACAAATAGTCCTCATGAAACCAGCAACAGATTTATGTTCAGCTTGTCAAAGCTTTACTGTCAGTTTAAGTAACACAGGAAATATGACAGAAGAAGACAAGACAATTTTGTTACAAAACTATGGTGTACATGTTGAAAAGGCTAAGAAACAGAGAGACTATTACAGAGATCAATGCCAAGAAAGCAAGGAGAATTATACTCAGTTACCAGACAATCAAAGAAACAGAG GTCAACCACCACTTTCATTTGAAGGAAGCATGCATTACAGCTTTGATTATGCACAACAAATACACTATCCACACTATGCACAACAAGTGGGTCCATTGTTTTTCAAAACTCCAAGGAAATGTCAATGTTTTGGTGTCTGTGCAGAAGGTTCAG GATCACAGATATTTTACCTTGTTGATGAAAGTGAAGAGACTGGAAAGGGTGCAAATAGTGTAATTAGCATGCTACACCACCATTTTGAATATAAGTCATATGGGGAAACAACAGTCAAACTTCACATGGACAACTGTACAGGGCAGAACAAGAATAACTTTGTAATTTG gtaTGGTATGTGGAGAGTATTGACAGGCAGACACAACAGTGTGGAATTTAGCTGTATGGAAGCTGGACATACAAAATTTCATCCAGACTGGCATTTTGGATTGTGGAAg GTGAAATGGAGACATTATTCAGCAGAAACCTTACAGGAAATAGCCAAATCTGTTACAGATTCCTCAAGGAATAACCATAATATAGCACAACTTGTTGATGACGAAGATTGCCCTGTTAAATTTTTCGACTGgaaattatatttaaagcaattttttaaacagttacCAGCACTAACAACATATCATCACTTTCGGATGATGAAGGAATCACCAGGAGTAGTTTTTGTTAGGGAGTATTGTGACAATGATGAAAAACAGTTTCGGTTGTTAAAAAATAGAGTTGTAATTAACCCATTATCTGAACCAACAGAATTGCCAAAAAAGGGGTTAGACGCAATGCGTCAGTGGTACTTGTATCAAGAGATTAGGCTACTCTGTTATGGCAGCAAAGACATTACGTGCCCCAAACCCACTATACCAAAGCCGGAAATTACAGTTATTGAGGACAGACATAATACAAGAAAATGTGGTTACTGTAAAAAAACTGGACACGAGACAAGTAGAAATGGAAAATTGTTATGTCCACTGAAAcctaaataa